In one window of Pseudomonas putida DNA:
- a CDS encoding neuraminidase-like domain-containing protein, producing MKTELSHRLAEQWRDALSAYAIHHVLPDKLQAGSLGMMTADHLDRYLMTDTQVSAEVTTSALAEAIACVQTYVNAILNNIEQGYGKDFAPELTLFWQQAMSTYSLWAAYQMMEDYPENYIRADLRLDKTELFKNLENDLAQGRIDDAGVQKALLNYLKRYEFLNNIRVQAGYIDYRDGHRDEGRFPGYAYANADYYLLGKDNATPCAYYWRKVKVRLDEASTYIQPDAWTEWKPVNIPPGTTVLQMCPVLFGGRLHVVWWYFTAPTKVLGEKGEATDKRSYALTLDIIHLGLDNQWTTPEQLWQYDVEVTGPETPSQILSEVEQFRVMAVAAGRVNGDDDQLFVSVHQTSNDEAWAEKFVLQRDVLKRRTERAIDADASEALSRRFTGSAGRLPFSQRIAAVDAEVKSIKGSGNPYIALDAEFEQGLSGRSLRVRARSSELRTVTQVVILSIDRFAFVYNGVLVHFQLHAYESQGKTHLSYTVVTVGAPNFESVTLQHHGKTVAALKRSDFSSSFFATLFNAEVPVDLPEFSRPFTKEYIREGMGFTVIVDDMADVALEVMDNRAVLVSENVRLPEVKLVHKQGEESTTCWSGLWVLNKHAVSPWSRLENVAATGSATFEVTAAGEATATFTVTWGAISSLADTTIPYIHQQSDGSDFLVFDAIGGKNAPLAVRLNSQHVTDLINRAEASPEAVFAWDAQHRQEPAYRKELAGTVYQGWHPSAADPLLHMFDAYGSYLRELFFHVPHLIASRLQEEERFADARRWLGLIFNPYQKQPPRATPGPDYWNCAWLLQDDTEAAGLEHELIEPHVIALRAPSHYRKAVFVQYVNMLIGEADQHYRYQTRDGLAHAWLLYRMAADLMGEVPDARAINTWQPKTVRDVLAVGPADMPLAASGQDIVPANLPKQLSTFFWAGVAAHPAFRLPVNQQLLDIWRLLAERFYNLRHFLTLDGRPMVLPLYAPPANPFDLLMARMGGGTNLSHLMGQRTVVPPYRFRTLIAKAHEVVATLTQFAEQLRVFMEQEERTGLEALQYQHAAEIAGYTIAIQEQLLEQQQQQEGVLLKQALCAEARQAHYTKLVEEDISALEIETMVVHNSGGSINAFGTSAMSAYYATQMAPKIFGMAQDTGDVTAPIMSGAQLSFMAGSALQISGDIMRETSVYKRRRQDWELQATLARKDIDVIAEQGKAQACATQAARNSLDHSRKVLEQAQQMYAFYQSKSTNVPLYRWLRSQVTAWHATLFDVAVGLCNSAEACWQYETGNYDKRIVRTSVWQADRHGLNAAGELRLDLHRLEAEALLRNERHLELRKTVSLRALIEEGLVFDKNGAALGDWPALLEALAENGELDFSLGETLFNQDYPGHYLRRLHSVALSLPALLGPYQNIRATLTQTQSRLLIKADIEGVKYLSPQLDQGEGDGRYVMRSLRPSQQVCLSSATQDIGLVTPPESDDRYLPFEGTGAVSDWNLKFPRVARQTELLQGLSDIVMEVRYHARYGGALFEQQVEALLPEDAAGSFARVVQWEGKDHAQ from the coding sequence ATGAAGACTGAATTGAGCCACCGACTCGCGGAACAATGGCGCGACGCGCTGAGTGCGTATGCCATTCACCACGTACTGCCGGACAAGCTGCAAGCCGGTAGCCTGGGCATGATGACGGCCGATCACCTGGACCGTTACCTGATGACCGACACCCAGGTCAGCGCCGAGGTCACCACGTCCGCGTTGGCCGAGGCAATCGCGTGTGTCCAGACCTACGTCAATGCGATCCTCAACAATATCGAACAGGGCTACGGCAAGGATTTCGCCCCCGAGTTGACCCTTTTCTGGCAGCAGGCCATGTCGACCTACTCGTTATGGGCGGCCTACCAGATGATGGAAGACTACCCGGAAAACTATATCCGTGCTGACTTGCGCCTGGATAAGACGGAGCTGTTCAAGAACCTGGAGAACGACCTGGCGCAGGGTCGGATCGATGATGCGGGTGTTCAGAAGGCGCTGCTGAACTACCTGAAACGTTATGAGTTCCTGAACAACATCCGGGTCCAGGCCGGCTACATCGACTATCGCGATGGGCACCGCGATGAGGGGCGGTTCCCGGGGTATGCCTACGCCAACGCTGATTACTACTTGCTGGGCAAGGACAATGCGACGCCTTGCGCCTATTACTGGCGCAAGGTCAAGGTCCGTCTGGACGAGGCCTCCACGTATATCCAGCCCGATGCGTGGACGGAATGGAAACCGGTGAACATTCCGCCGGGCACGACAGTGTTGCAGATGTGCCCGGTGTTGTTCGGTGGTCGGTTGCATGTGGTCTGGTGGTACTTCACCGCACCGACAAAGGTCCTCGGTGAAAAGGGTGAGGCAACCGACAAGCGTTCGTATGCACTGACCCTGGATATCATTCATCTTGGTCTCGATAACCAGTGGACTACACCGGAGCAACTGTGGCAGTACGACGTCGAAGTTACCGGTCCTGAGACCCCGTCGCAGATACTGTCTGAGGTGGAGCAATTCAGAGTGATGGCGGTTGCGGCGGGGCGCGTGAACGGCGATGACGATCAACTGTTCGTTTCTGTTCACCAGACCTCGAACGATGAAGCCTGGGCGGAGAAGTTCGTCCTTCAACGGGATGTCTTGAAACGTCGGACCGAGCGCGCTATCGACGCTGATGCCAGCGAAGCCCTGTCTCGGCGATTCACAGGCAGCGCGGGCCGCTTGCCCTTTTCGCAGCGGATTGCAGCGGTTGATGCTGAGGTGAAAAGCATCAAGGGGAGTGGCAATCCTTACATTGCACTCGATGCTGAGTTCGAGCAGGGCCTGTCGGGGCGTTCGCTACGCGTACGTGCGCGCTCCAGCGAGTTGCGCACGGTGACTCAGGTCGTGATCTTGTCGATTGACCGCTTTGCTTTTGTCTACAACGGCGTTCTCGTGCATTTCCAACTACACGCCTATGAATCACAAGGTAAAACTCATCTTTCTTACACTGTCGTTACGGTTGGGGCTCCGAACTTCGAGTCCGTTACACTCCAGCATCATGGAAAAACCGTGGCTGCATTGAAACGGTCCGACTTTTCCAGCAGCTTTTTCGCCACCCTTTTCAATGCTGAGGTACCGGTCGATTTGCCGGAGTTTTCGCGTCCATTTACCAAGGAGTACATCCGCGAAGGCATGGGTTTCACGGTCATTGTCGACGACATGGCGGACGTGGCGCTGGAGGTGATGGACAACCGAGCCGTTCTTGTCAGCGAGAACGTCCGTTTGCCGGAAGTGAAACTCGTACATAAGCAAGGCGAAGAATCGACAACCTGTTGGTCGGGGCTCTGGGTTCTCAATAAGCATGCCGTCAGCCCCTGGAGCCGTCTGGAGAACGTTGCTGCGACGGGCTCGGCAACCTTCGAAGTTACCGCCGCGGGTGAAGCAACCGCCACCTTCACGGTGACCTGGGGCGCCATCTCGAGTCTGGCCGATACAACGATTCCGTATATTCACCAACAGTCCGACGGTAGCGACTTCCTCGTCTTCGATGCCATTGGTGGCAAGAACGCCCCCTTGGCCGTGCGGCTGAACTCCCAGCATGTTACCGATCTGATCAATCGCGCCGAAGCCTCGCCCGAGGCTGTGTTCGCCTGGGATGCGCAGCACCGGCAGGAGCCGGCATACCGCAAGGAGCTGGCCGGCACGGTGTATCAGGGTTGGCATCCCAGTGCGGCGGACCCGTTGCTGCACATGTTCGATGCCTATGGCAGCTACTTGCGTGAGCTGTTCTTCCATGTCCCTCACCTGATCGCATCACGTCTGCAGGAGGAGGAGCGCTTCGCTGATGCCCGGCGCTGGCTGGGGCTGATCTTCAACCCGTACCAGAAGCAGCCGCCCAGGGCGACCCCGGGCCCTGACTACTGGAACTGCGCCTGGTTGCTTCAGGACGACACCGAGGCGGCAGGGCTCGAACACGAATTGATCGAGCCTCATGTCATCGCGCTGCGCGCGCCGTCCCATTATCGCAAGGCGGTGTTCGTGCAGTACGTGAACATGCTGATCGGCGAAGCCGACCAGCACTATCGCTACCAGACCCGTGACGGCCTGGCGCACGCCTGGCTGTTGTACCGCATGGCCGCGGACCTCATGGGAGAGGTGCCGGATGCGCGGGCGATCAATACCTGGCAACCCAAAACGGTCCGCGACGTGCTCGCTGTCGGGCCGGCCGACATGCCGTTGGCCGCTAGTGGCCAGGACATCGTCCCCGCCAATCTGCCCAAGCAGCTGTCCACCTTCTTCTGGGCTGGGGTGGCGGCACATCCGGCTTTCCGTTTGCCCGTCAATCAGCAGTTGCTGGACATCTGGCGATTGCTGGCGGAGCGCTTCTACAACTTGCGGCACTTCCTGACCCTCGATGGACGCCCCATGGTGCTGCCACTGTATGCACCACCTGCGAACCCGTTCGATTTGCTGATGGCACGCATGGGGGGCGGTACCAACCTGTCGCACCTGATGGGCCAGCGCACGGTGGTGCCGCCGTATCGTTTCCGTACCCTGATCGCCAAGGCTCATGAGGTGGTGGCGACTCTGACCCAGTTCGCCGAGCAATTGCGTGTCTTCATGGAGCAGGAGGAGCGCACCGGGCTTGAAGCATTGCAATACCAACACGCCGCCGAGATCGCCGGATACACCATTGCCATCCAGGAACAGTTGCTCGAGCAGCAGCAACAGCAGGAAGGGGTATTGCTCAAGCAGGCGCTCTGTGCCGAGGCTCGGCAAGCCCACTACACCAAGCTGGTCGAAGAGGACATCTCTGCTCTGGAAATCGAGACAATGGTTGTCCATAACTCAGGCGGGTCAATCAATGCCTTTGGTACCAGCGCGATGAGCGCCTACTACGCGACACAGATGGCGCCCAAAATCTTCGGCATGGCGCAGGACACGGGAGATGTGACCGCCCCTATCATGAGCGGTGCTCAGCTTTCGTTCATGGCAGGGAGTGCGTTGCAGATCTCCGGTGACATCATGCGCGAGACGTCGGTCTACAAGCGTCGCCGACAGGATTGGGAGCTGCAGGCAACCTTGGCACGCAAGGACATCGATGTGATCGCCGAGCAGGGCAAGGCCCAGGCCTGCGCAACCCAGGCCGCGAGGAACTCGCTCGATCACAGCCGCAAGGTGTTGGAGCAGGCCCAGCAGATGTACGCCTTCTACCAGAGCAAATCGACCAACGTACCGCTCTATCGCTGGCTGCGTTCGCAGGTGACCGCCTGGCATGCGACGTTGTTCGATGTCGCGGTGGGCTTGTGCAACAGTGCCGAAGCCTGCTGGCAGTACGAGACGGGTAACTATGACAAACGCATCGTCCGTACCTCGGTCTGGCAGGCCGATCGGCATGGCCTCAATGCCGCAGGCGAACTGCGGCTGGACCTGCATCGCCTGGAGGCCGAAGCTTTGTTGCGCAACGAACGTCATCTGGAACTGCGCAAGACCGTGTCGCTGCGTGCACTGATCGAAGAGGGCCTGGTCTTCGACAAGAATGGGGCTGCGCTTGGTGACTGGCCGGCGCTGCTCGAGGCGCTGGCCGAGAACGGCGAACTGGATTTCAGCCTTGGCGAAACGCTGTTCAACCAGGATTACCCCGGGCATTACCTGCGGCGCCTGCACAGTGTGGCGCTGTCGCTGCCTGCCTTGCTGGGGCCTTACCAGAACATCCGCGCCACCCTGACCCAGACGCAGAGCCGGTTGTTGATCAAGGCCGATATCGAAGGGGTGAAGTACCTGTCGCCGCAACTGGACCAGGGTGAAGGGGATGGGCGCTACGTCATGCGAAGTTTGCGACCCAGCCAACAGGTCTGCCTGTCGTCAGCCACGCAGGACATCGGGTTGGTCACGCCCCCCGAGAGCGATGACCGTTACTTGCCGTTCGAAGGCACCGGCGCCGTCTCCGACTGGAACCTGAAGTTCCCGCGAGTTGCACGGCAAACCGAACTGCTCCAAGGGCTGAGCGATATCGTCATGGAGGTGCGCTACCACGCACGGTATGGCGGTGCACTGTTCGAGCAACAAGTCGAGGCGTTGTTGCCGGAAGACGCGGCCGGGAGTTTTGCACGTGTCGTCCAATGGGAGGGGAAGGATCATGCGCAATAG
- a CDS encoding SpvB/TcaC N-terminal domain-containing protein — protein MPDSLDGYSHEKQTAASGQAPAPATGEGDASFYTPPALPKGGGTVSVGGGMLSAGGPDGAAGWQMPLPSPAGRALSAELALHYSSGGGNSAFGAGWDCDLPAIFCMTRFGFPKYDGNDRMVGPSGEEVLKAGAPHDRTGLPFAETSDDERYSVTPWCLRSGAPSQRLEHWVVKGAVADPGFWLHWQPDGSLSLFGWSASARLHDPAAPERVAGWYLEERVSARGEHLVYRYRAEDEKGCSDQELKAHPHVVNLYADAVYAMNATPSQALLIPQDGFDETDFLTFTQFDYGERGADPERVPGLAPEQDWPVRDDCHSFWRYGFNVRIRRLCRDVLLWHRTARMNGEADDTPELVARLHLQYDSSPVSSILVSAQQLSSVPDCRLPPMEFELTRPGRATPGWEAVPALDGFWAPAWQMADLLGEGVPGLLYRDQDAWHYRPPMRPGKTPGAEQDAITWGAPWPLPKRPADSTGSLTDLDGDGRPEWLITEEGMRGSFTLAPDGIWGSWKPLLSLPSEYGHPAA, from the coding sequence ATGCCCGACTCATTGGATGGGTATTCACACGAAAAGCAGACTGCTGCTTCGGGCCAGGCCCCCGCTCCCGCGACGGGAGAGGGAGACGCCTCCTTCTACACTCCCCCAGCCCTCCCCAAGGGCGGTGGCACGGTCTCGGTCGGTGGCGGCATGCTTTCGGCGGGTGGCCCGGATGGTGCGGCTGGTTGGCAAATGCCCCTGCCATCGCCGGCGGGTCGTGCGCTGTCGGCGGAACTGGCATTGCACTACTCCTCCGGCGGCGGCAACAGCGCCTTTGGCGCCGGCTGGGATTGCGATTTGCCGGCGATTTTCTGCATGACCCGCTTCGGTTTCCCTAAATACGACGGCAACGACCGAATGGTCGGTCCGTCCGGGGAGGAAGTCCTCAAGGCGGGTGCACCCCATGACCGCACAGGCTTGCCGTTCGCCGAGACCTCTGACGATGAGCGCTACAGCGTTACCCCTTGGTGCCTGCGCAGCGGTGCGCCCTCGCAGCGTCTTGAGCACTGGGTGGTCAAAGGCGCTGTGGCTGACCCTGGTTTCTGGCTGCACTGGCAGCCCGATGGCAGCCTTTCGTTGTTCGGCTGGTCGGCCTCTGCTCGTCTGCACGATCCCGCAGCCCCTGAACGTGTGGCGGGCTGGTACCTGGAAGAGCGGGTTTCGGCCCGTGGCGAGCATCTGGTGTACCGTTATCGCGCCGAAGACGAAAAGGGCTGCAGCGACCAGGAGCTCAAGGCCCACCCACACGTCGTCAACCTCTATGCCGATGCTGTCTACGCCATGAACGCCACGCCTTCGCAGGCGCTGCTGATTCCACAAGACGGCTTCGACGAGACGGACTTTCTCACCTTCACCCAATTCGACTATGGCGAGCGCGGCGCCGATCCCGAGCGCGTGCCTGGGCTTGCGCCGGAGCAGGACTGGCCGGTGCGTGACGACTGCCATTCGTTCTGGCGCTATGGGTTCAACGTGCGCATCCGCCGGCTGTGCCGCGATGTGCTGCTCTGGCACCGCACCGCACGCATGAACGGCGAGGCCGACGACACGCCAGAGCTGGTGGCACGGCTACACCTGCAGTACGACAGCAGCCCGGTCAGCAGCATTCTGGTGTCGGCGCAACAACTGTCGAGCGTACCCGACTGTCGCTTGCCGCCGATGGAGTTCGAGCTGACCCGACCGGGCAGGGCTACGCCCGGTTGGGAAGCGGTGCCAGCGCTCGACGGATTCTGGGCCCCTGCATGGCAGATGGCCGACTTGCTGGGCGAAGGCGTGCCAGGCCTGTTGTACCGAGATCAGGACGCCTGGCATTACCGGCCGCCGATGCGGCCGGGCAAGACCCCAGGCGCGGAGCAGGATGCGATCACCTGGGGGGCGCCGTGGCCCTTGCCCAAGCGTCCGGCCGATAGCACTGGCAGCCTGACCGACCTGGATGGCGATGGTCGCCCCGAGTGGTTGATCACCGAGGAGGGAATGCGTGGCAGTTTCACGCTGGCGCCCGACGGTATCTGGGGGTCGTGGAAACCCCTGTTGAGCTTGCCCAGCGAGTATGGTCATCCGGCTGCGTAG